The Ptychodera flava strain L36383 chromosome 3, AS_Pfla_20210202, whole genome shotgun sequence region gcacgtaCGCagggacatgaccaaacctataagtcctcCCGGATGTTGTCCGTGGGTATTGAAAAGCATCGACTGCTCGTTAGTAATATAAATGCATTGCCGGTAACATTTCTACGAGAAAATTGATCTTCTCTGCGGCCTTATATTGGATCTATGCTTCTAACATGAAGAGTTCACTTACGTCCTGGCCACAGACAATTTTCCATGCTATTGCCTATGTTTCTGACCTATGTTACTGTCTGACTCAGTCGTATACTTTACTGTAGCGACGATGTGATAAGCATGCATATTGTTCTTCATTTTTTAAACTGACCGGAAGGACTCAATAGAAAAGCCAATcatacggtggcccaaaactacctgttctccgcattcaaagtctgcgtcgcaatcaaatgtttttctctcacatatgtctctgcattcaaagtctgcgtcgcaatcaaatgtttttctctcacatatgtctctgcattcaaagtctgcgtcgcaatcaattgtttttctctcacatatgtctccgcattcaaagtctgcgtcgcaatcaaatgttttctctcacataagcttatgtctccgcattcaaagtctgcgtcgcaatcaattgtttttctctcacatatgtctccgcattcaaagtctgcgtcgcaatcaaatgtttttctctcacatatgtctccgcattcaaagtctgcgtcgcaatcaaatgttttctctcacatatgtctccgcattcaaagtctgcgtcgcattcaattgtttttctctcacatatgtctccgcattcaaagtctgcgtcgcaatcaaatgtttttctctcacataagcttatgtctccgcattcaaagtctgcgtcgcaatcaaatgtttttctctacatatgtctccgcattcaaagtctgcgtcgcaatcaaatgtttttctctcacatatgtctccgcattccaagtctgcgtcgcattcaattgttttctctcacatatgtctccgaggtatgcctcagtgtacgttattccgcgaagcataatttctatcgaacagcgctattgacaacgacgaacattgtatcaagttattttcaatagattatcgatcgaaaatttgtttggacgggccgggcgctcgtgtgttgaggtcacgtcataaacatttccacaataacccatatattgacttatacacttaaatatcaacattgaaggtatccgttggtttcctgtactgaaattaaatcgacgacaatttttttagttttggtgatacttttacgtatgtttcggcacattttggcgcacctcggcgtagtttggcgccattgtgaacgggggggggggggagactacacgcgagtgagcgagacaacaatgtatcaatttcggacaaaaggatatcgatcgataacgttcactgcacgattacagtggagactctacgcccgttcgcctctgttctgtgttattcttgcagtttactgggattttcatagttaatattcgccaaaatttggtataaattacaacaacctgactggtatttggtctgtataatttaagagacgctaaccgattaaaatgggtcaatattagaccctgattctgcatatgcaaacgctgtaagatcgcctttttattgagggcaagagcaaaaattcagcgatcggaaaaataaaatgcaactaaaacaagtttcgtcgagaaattcaaaaaacttaaacgacagcaattttgtatatatatcaaggaaacaccgtgccacttttcactataattggttcagaattgagaaatttgaacgagcgatagttgtacggtctgttctgtacattaaacgcaattgttttctatgggaaatcgagcagagtagacacatcgtaaaatgaaaaatacatctgaaaaaaaccgttggtttaactttttcatttcgctgttattttttataatatttggtatgacacatatcatgaagggtaactaaaactctatggttttattttttttagtttccttcttttttatgaaatgacgagttgaagatcgttttgctgttgactgtgtttttacttgattttgcatatgtctcttatcgcttacgtatttttggaatttccttatgaaattcttcccaaaatattataattgtaagggcagcatatacgggaaataggacctgttgctctttcattaatatttagatgtgcagcaaggaaatacggcgaaattttcaacatgacgcgggaggtgaaattgactctccgaacgcgcactccacgtagtgcactacggcccaaaggcgccccattttgtacggtatatagcgtcccgaatttttgccacacatacgtggagtgcgcgttcggagagtcaatttcacctcccgcgtcatgttgaaaatttcgccgtatttccttgctgcacatctaaatattaatgaaagagcaacaggtcctatttcccgtatatgctgcccttacaattataatattttgggaagaatttcacaaggaaatcccaaaaatacgtaagcgataagagacatatgcaaaatcaagtaaaaacacagtcaacagcaaaacgatcttcaactcgtcatttcataaaaaaagaaggaaactaaaaaatataaaaccatagagttttagttacccttcatgatatgtgtcataccaaatattataaaaaataacagcgaaatgaaaaagttaaaccaacggttttttcagatgtatttttcattttacgatgtgtctactctgctcgatttcccatagaaaaacaattgcgtttaatgtacagaacagaccgtacaactatcgctcgttcaaatttctcaattctgaaccaattatagtgaaaagtggcacggtgtttccttgatatatatacaaaattgctgtcgttttagttttttgaatttctcgacgaaacttgttttagttgcattttatttttccgatcgctgaatttttgctcttgccctcaataaaatggcgatcttacagcgtttgcatatgcagaatcagggtctaatattgacccattttaatcggttagcgtctcttaaattatacagaccaaataccagtcaggttgttgtaatttataccaattttggcgaatattaactatgaaaatcccagtaaactgcaagaataacacagaacagaggcgaacgggcgtagagtctccactgtaatcgtgcagtgaacgttatcgatcgatatccttttgtccgaaattgatacattgttgtctcgctcactcgcgtgtagtctcCCCCCCCCGTTCGCAATGGCGCCAAaatgcgccaaaatgtgccgaaacgtacgtaaaagtatcaccaaaactaaaaaaattgtcgtcgatttaatttcagtacaggaaaccaacggataccttcaatgttgatatttaagtgtataagtcaatatatgggttattgtggaaatgtttatgacgtgacctcaacacacgagcgcccggcccgtccaaaaaaattttcgatcgataatctattgaaaataacttgatacaatgttcgtcgttgtcaatagcgctgttggatagaaattatgcttggcggaataacgtacactgaggcatacctcggagacatatgtaagagaaaacaattgaatgcgacgcagacttggaatgcggagacatatgtgagagaaaaacatttgattgcgacgcagactttgaatgcggagacatatgtgagagaaaaacatttgattgcgacgcagactttgaatgcggagacataagcttatgtgagagaaaaacatttgattgcgacgcagactttgaatgcggagacatatgtgagagaaaaacaattgaatgcgacgcagactttgaatgcggagacatatgtgagagaaaaacatttgattgcgacgcagactttgaatgcggagacatatgtgagagaaaaacatttgattgcgacgcagactttgaatgcggagacatatgtgagagaaaacaattgattgcgacgcagactttgaatgcggagacataagcttatgtgagagaaaaacatttgattgcgacgcagactttgaatgcggagacatatgtgagagaaaaacaattgattgcgacgcagactttgaatgcagagacatatgtgagagaaaaaacatttgattgcgacgcagactttgaatgcagagacatatgtgagagaaaaacatttgattgcgacgcagactttgaatgcggagaacaggtagttttgggccaccgtacaaTCACATTATATCGCTCCCATGAATGTAACCTGGCGTACAATTATCAATGGCGAATCTGATACAATTACATAGAAAATGCCACACCAGCTATTAATGTGTACTTACATCGGACATTGGCGTGAAGACGTTCAGGTACAGACAATCTTCTGAACGAGGCTCTTCTAATGGAGCAGTTGGATTAATACGCTGATTGCAGGCCGGACCAACCTTTCTGGCATCGTGCAACCCCTCCCAGGGAGCTTTAGGCTGTGGAAGTCGAAACCTGAGGTCACCGACCGGCGGCTCGGCGTACGGTATCCCCTTGAAGACCTGGACGGTACGCTGAACGTCGACGTCCTTGTGGGAAAATTCCTCCGATTTTCCGACCAGTTTTCCAGATTTGATTTCTATGATCGGATCCTCGGcgaaagcacagctaataaatAAGGCGGTGTGAAGAACTAATTTCACAGGAATCATGGTTGACGTATGCAGTTCTAGTGTATACGGCACCTTGCGATCTACAGCATTCACGGACGTTTTTATCTCATGCAGTACACTTCGTGTCAAGAAATGACAGAGGTCAATCAAGCGTATTGGACTGTGGATAGTGCCACTTTTTATATAGGTATAATGAATCAATATGATTACGTCATCGTCCAAATTACAGTCTTAtacacatattttcatttgtttctttGTCAACCGGAATAAAGATGACGACAACATGGGTGGCACATACCATTATGAATGGTGGCAGATCAAAAGTACccagatgaaaaaaaaataaatgtttttgtctTACTTCTCTCTACAACCTGGAATATTAAGTGTTCTGTATTGAAATACCATTTCTATTTCCCGATTTCAAATTCTGTCGAAAAATGTTTGCAATCACATGACAATATTATAACAGAAAAAACACACTATACAAAAAATGGTTTAAGAAAAGGCCCACATAATATGCGCTGTCTCAAATGGCAAATTTGTGAATTTGGTATGGTATACCACGTGTTTGCGACAGTTTGTTGTTGGGTACACCATGTCTAATGTAATGTTACCCCAAATGGCCAGTGATTATTTCCCCGTTTGCATGTCAGCAACAATGATAAAGGAAAATCGGCAATGCGTTCAAGTTCATTGTAAGCCAAAACAAATTGACCCCGGTTATCACTTCGCCGGTATAACACCGAGAACTTTTGGAAGTCcacaaagaaaaatacaaattcatCGATAACTCTCTATCGTCCTTTGACACTTTGTGACAATTTGACAAGTCTGGTCAtgttttacaacaaaattcaggCATGGTTTTAGGGATGTTTTTGTATGTTGGTTACGCAACGGCACATTGTGCCAACGTTAAATGCCATGGGGTAGTTTATTCTATTATATCGGACTTTCCGATTGCCCGTATCAAAGGGAACACGTTTCCCCtcaaataatatattttgatatatgatCTGGAGAATGAGGTATTTACTATCTaatctttgtttgttttaggtTGACTTCCGGATTGTATTACACACAATATCcgttaattttttaaagttcaaTAGCGATAAACTGActttctgttgatttttttatcttataaaatatgtaaatttttctgtttgtcttttcTTGTTGtatacattgttttgttttattttaaacgaACCAGTTATTGGCGCAATCTGTTGGTTcgtaggtacatacatacatacatacatacatacatacatacatacatacatacatacatacatacatacatacatacatacatacatacatacatacatacatacatacatacatacatacatacatacatacatacatacatacatacatacatacatacatacatacatacatacatacatacatacatacatacatacaaaaactCTGACACTCTCCAGCTGTTACAAAAATCACACTTATTTTGGTAAAGGGATTTTGATAATACATCACTTCTGTGATTTCCGGACTTCGTTTTTAATGAAGCACTTAAATGCTTAGACCGGTATTGATAATCAAACTAGTATTGTTCAAAGCAGTCGAGCTATCGGCAGAACGGCTCGAAAAACATGTCTGGGAATTTCCTGTCCGCCTTTAAGTTGTATCAATACGATTGGCATTGAAACCGCCAACTGAGATACATCCCAAATGAATAATAGCTTCAATTGTTTTTATGAAGAAGTGTTTAGTTCCAACACGTTTCACAAGAACCCCGGGCCACGGTTTTGCAGATGTGATTTGCAGAGAGGTTGCTTTGTATCGTTGTGCCTCCATAAACCTCGAGTATGAGTGCTTTTAGAGCATTGCTACCCCATTGACACGGTTCACAAGTGTGGATTTTTTCTGTGATCTCAATATAAAAAAGAACGATACTCTGCGCAATTAGAGAGTGTCACTGTGATCGCGTTGATTGTGTTATGTCTATTGTTGCCTGAGCAAACAATAAACAGGATTTAGCCTCTGTCCAATTCTATCGCCGACTTGTACTAGCGCATTACGATCCCTCCGAAAgtgtttttttcataaataatcAGGACTCTTTTACGATCCGCAAAAGATCTACATTCTATGcaggacaaatgaaaacaactATACGTGCCCACACTGGGAACGCGGCaatgccggaactacttttggCTAACTAGAGTGATCGTTTCGATtttagagggactgtggtttgtaCCTGACTACAGTTTCTGAGGGAAATGATTCCGCTTTCCGCGATTGGAGCAATTAATCGCTCTTCTTGCATTCTCAAAATTGAGAGAAGCCGACACGGTAGGCTAAAAGCGGACCTCAGTCACCGACAAAACAAAAGAGTAACACTGTCGCCGTCATCTTACGCAACGCGTAAAAGATTGCTTGTAAAGCTCTTTCAAGGGTACCGGTTCATTCATCAAACGTTTACACGAACATTAGCATATCTTTATTATGTAGATATTGTCATTTGTAGGTCAGCAGGCATGCTAGTTCATTTGTTAATATTTGAAGTATTTGCTGTTATGATCCGTGTAGGAATAATATAAATTGGCAGTGTATAATTATGTGGtttaataatataaatttgcagcGTATAATTATGTGATTTATTTAAATAACTCAGAGTTACCTGTACTTTAGACCGTATTTTTACAGCTTCGTCTTGATGCTTAACACAAAAAATCCGCAAAATATCTGTGCGCACTGATTTGCTTCAATTACGGTAAGTTGATTACAAATTACTGTATCTTTAAAAACGATTTCGCTGTACCATACGACTCAAACTCTTTTAAGAAAACGTCAATGCTTTAACCGTAATGATCATGAATTTGTTAGAAGCAATCGAGTACGCAACACAAAATACAATGTAGTTCCTTTAATTATTCGATCTGCCTTTGTTATCATACACAACAATGACAACtgagataattttagaataaATTAAAGTCTTTGTTTGCCATTAAGAAGACTTTCCGTTACAACATGTTAAACGGAAATAATGCACCCGgttttaaagatattgtaaTTTGTAAATCCGTAAACAAGCTTGCCGTACTTGACACAAATCAATCGGCACGGCCCCGTTTAAGATATTTTGAGAGTTCGTTTAAAATCTTAATACGAAGCGTACAACCAGTCTAAAAGACATAGGTACCCCTGACTAACACAAACCACATAATTATATTcccattttttaacataatcgATAACATCAAAGGATTTGTTTCTCAGAAATGAAAATGCGAAAAGAACGAGAATGTCGCC contains the following coding sequences:
- the LOC139126308 gene encoding putative inactive carboxylesterase 4; this translates as MIPVKLVLHTALFISCAFAEDPIIEIKSGKLVGKSEEFSHKDVDVQRTVQVFKGIPYAEPPVGDLRFRLPQPKAPWEGLHDARKVGPACNQRINPTAPLEEPRSEDCLYLNVFTPMSDTAKLPVMVWIHGGGFFSGSANQGGFYDGTALAAVGDVIVVTINYRLGVFGFFATGDEHAPGNYGLHDQLAALKWVKENIKGKLSFAFSFVLTYFFHSKYY